The Pseudomonas allokribbensis genome has a window encoding:
- a CDS encoding carbohydrate ABC transporter permease produces the protein MSKRKVIPLLLYILFLLVPIYWLLNMSFKSNTEILGGLTLFPQDFTFHNYKVIFTDPSWYTGYLNSLYYVSLNTVISLSVALPAAYAFSRYRFLGDKHLFFWLLTNRMAPPAVFLLPFFQLYSSIGLFDTHIAVALAHCLFNVPLAVWILEGFMSGVPKEIDETAYIDGYSFPKFFVKIFIPLIGSGIGVTAFFCFMFSWVELLLARTLTSVNAKPIAAVMTRTVSASGIDWGVLAAAGVLTILPGMLVIWFVRNHVAKGFALGRV, from the coding sequence ATGAGCAAGAGAAAAGTGATCCCGTTGCTGCTCTACATCCTGTTCCTGCTGGTGCCGATCTACTGGCTGCTGAACATGTCGTTCAAGAGCAACACCGAAATCCTCGGCGGCCTGACGCTGTTTCCCCAGGATTTCACCTTCCACAACTACAAGGTGATCTTCACCGATCCGAGCTGGTACACCGGTTATCTCAACTCGCTGTACTACGTGAGCCTGAACACGGTGATTTCCCTGAGCGTGGCGTTGCCGGCGGCTTATGCGTTTTCCCGTTATCGCTTTCTCGGCGACAAGCACCTGTTCTTCTGGTTGCTGACCAACCGCATGGCGCCGCCGGCGGTGTTTCTGCTGCCGTTCTTCCAGCTGTACTCGTCGATTGGTCTGTTCGACACCCACATCGCGGTGGCACTGGCGCACTGCCTGTTCAACGTGCCGTTGGCGGTGTGGATTCTCGAAGGGTTCATGTCCGGCGTGCCCAAGGAAATCGACGAAACCGCCTACATCGACGGCTACAGCTTTCCCAAGTTCTTCGTGAAGATCTTCATCCCGCTGATCGGCTCCGGGATCGGGGTGACAGCGTTTTTCTGCTTCATGTTTTCCTGGGTCGAACTGCTGCTGGCACGCACGCTGACCTCGGTGAACGCCAAGCCGATCGCGGCGGTCATGACGCGTACGGTGTCGGCGTCCGGTATCGACTGGGGCGTGCTGGCGGCGGCGGGGGTGCTCACCATCCTGCCGGGCATGCTGGTGATCTGGTTTGTTCGCAACCACGTGGCCAAGGGCTTTGCCCTGGGCCGGGTCTGA
- a CDS encoding alpha/beta fold hydrolase, with translation MTFSLQGRGYYPTGDGHQLYWERHGIAGGEPVFFLHGGPGGRISRHHLDFFDLRHFDIILFDQRGCGRSTPYGELRNNTTGLCVEDIDALRQHFGFEKISVLGVSWGSWLAIQYQQRYPQHLLKTTLVSVFVPFAANVRSYDQALNDGLAQSPQATSGHRARDIYRILGEGCPLQQRVAAIEWLNGVLRRTGQTVCPGTLERFVDQEAVLAIRLELHYHLQGYFFQPGDQGLTLDDNTLLIQGIRDTFGMASMRWLRQRMNIHCRLLHAGHNAFEGAILKAVRRAVKREIEG, from the coding sequence ATGACGTTTTCCCTGCAAGGCAGAGGCTATTACCCGACCGGCGATGGCCATCAACTCTACTGGGAACGCCATGGCATTGCAGGAGGCGAACCGGTGTTTTTCCTGCATGGCGGCCCCGGTGGGCGCATCAGCCGCCATCATCTGGACTTCTTCGACCTGCGTCATTTCGACATCATCCTGTTTGACCAGCGCGGTTGCGGGCGCTCGACGCCTTACGGCGAACTGCGCAACAACACCACAGGGCTCTGCGTCGAAGACATCGATGCCCTGCGCCAGCACTTCGGCTTCGAAAAAATCAGTGTGCTGGGCGTTTCGTGGGGCAGCTGGCTGGCGATCCAGTACCAGCAGCGCTATCCGCAGCACCTGCTGAAAACCACACTGGTGTCGGTGTTCGTCCCATTCGCAGCCAATGTCCGGTCATACGATCAGGCACTCAACGACGGGTTGGCACAATCGCCTCAAGCGACGTCAGGCCATCGCGCCAGGGACATCTACCGGATACTCGGTGAAGGCTGCCCATTGCAACAGCGTGTCGCCGCCATTGAATGGTTGAATGGGGTTTTGCGCCGTACGGGGCAGACGGTTTGCCCCGGCACGCTGGAGCGTTTCGTCGATCAGGAAGCAGTGCTCGCGATCCGTCTGGAGCTGCATTACCACCTGCAAGGCTATTTCTTCCAGCCAGGGGACCAGGGCCTGACCCTCGATGACAACACCCTGCTGATCCAGGGCATCCGCGATACCTTCGGCATGGCCAGCATGCGCTGGCTCAGGCAACGCATGAACATTCACTGTCGTTTGCTGCACGCCGGGCACAACGCCTTTGAAGGCGCCATCCTCAAAGCCGTACGCCGGGCGGTGAAACGTGAAATCGAGGGCTGA
- a CDS encoding ABC transporter ATP-binding protein has product MAEIRLQHLAHSYTSTPAGPEDYAIREMDHIWEQGGAYALLGPSGCGKSTLLNIISGLLSPSQGHVLFDGKAVNDLTPEKRNIAQVFQFPVVYDTMTVFDNLAFPLRNQGMAEAKVHSKVQEIAEVLDLQNLLSKKARNLTADEKQKVSMGRGLVRDDVSAILFDEPLTVIDPHLKWKLRRKLKQIHEQFNITMVYVTHDQLEASTFADKIAVMYGGQIVQFGTPRELFERPSHTFVGYFIGSPGMNLIEVQPQPGGVGFNSTHLPLSDALQRHIEHGQWKNLKVGIRPEFIHVWDEPFDDAMQARVVHVEDLGTYKIMTLDLDGAPLKVRLAEDKPVPQGTAYISFPAQWLMVYADEFLLEASEEVQP; this is encoded by the coding sequence ATGGCCGAAATCCGTTTGCAACACCTCGCCCACAGTTACACCAGCACTCCCGCCGGGCCCGAGGACTATGCGATCCGCGAGATGGACCACATCTGGGAGCAGGGCGGCGCCTATGCCTTGCTCGGGCCATCGGGTTGCGGCAAGTCGACCTTGCTCAACATCATTTCCGGCCTGCTCAGCCCGTCTCAGGGCCACGTACTGTTCGACGGCAAAGCGGTCAACGACCTGACCCCGGAGAAACGCAACATCGCGCAGGTTTTCCAGTTTCCGGTGGTCTACGACACCATGACCGTGTTCGATAACCTGGCCTTCCCGCTGCGCAATCAGGGCATGGCCGAGGCGAAAGTGCACAGCAAGGTGCAGGAAATCGCCGAAGTCCTCGACCTGCAAAACCTGTTGAGCAAAAAGGCACGCAACCTGACCGCTGACGAAAAACAGAAAGTCTCCATGGGCCGTGGTCTGGTGCGCGACGACGTCTCGGCGATCCTCTTCGACGAGCCGCTGACAGTGATCGACCCGCACCTGAAATGGAAACTGCGGCGCAAGCTCAAGCAGATCCACGAGCAGTTCAACATCACCATGGTCTACGTCACCCACGATCAACTGGAGGCCTCGACCTTCGCCGACAAGATCGCGGTGATGTACGGCGGCCAGATCGTCCAGTTCGGCACGCCTCGGGAGTTGTTCGAGCGGCCGAGCCACACCTTTGTCGGCTACTTCATCGGTAGCCCCGGGATGAACCTGATCGAGGTGCAGCCGCAACCGGGCGGGGTCGGTTTCAATTCGACCCATCTGCCGCTGTCCGACGCGCTGCAACGGCATATCGAGCATGGCCAGTGGAAAAACCTGAAGGTCGGCATCCGCCCCGAGTTCATCCATGTGTGGGACGAGCCGTTCGATGACGCGATGCAGGCGCGAGTCGTACACGTCGAAGACCTCGGTACCTACAAGATCATGACCCTGGATCTGGACGGTGCACCGCTGAAAGTGCGCCTGGCCGAAGACAAACCGGTGCCGCAGGGCACGGCGTACATCAGTTTCCCGGCGCAGTGGCTGATGGTCTATGCCGATGAGTTCCTGCTCGAAGCCAGCGAAGAGGTGCAGCCATGA
- a CDS encoding ABC transporter substrate-binding protein — MFDKNNKLRHSISLAAMLALSGLSATAWADAYEDAAKKWIGSEFKPSTLTADQQLEELKWFIKAAEPFRGMEIKVVSETLTTHEYESKVLAKAFTEITGIKLTHDLLQEGDVVEKMQTVMQSDKNIYDGWVNDSDLIGTHFRYGKTESITDLMANEGKNFTSPTLDIKDFIGISFTTAPDGKIYQLPDQQFANLYWFRADWFERADLKAKFKEKYGYELGVPVNWSAYEDIAKFFSEDVKEIDGKRIYGHMDYGKKDPSLGWRFTDAWFSMAGGGDKGLPNGLPVDEWGIRVEDCHPVGSSVTRGGDTNGPAAVFATTKYVDWLKAYAPPEAAGMTFSESGPVPSQGNIAQQIFWYTAFTADMTKPGLPVVNADGTPKWRMAPSPRGPYWEEGMKLGYQDVGSWTFMKSTPEKQKLAAWLYAQFVTSKTVSLKKTIVGLTPIRESDINSQAMTDLAPKLGGLVEFYRSPARVQWTPTGTNVPDYPRLAQLWWSHIAEAASGDKTPQQALDGLAKDQDAIMTRLERSKAQATCAPKMNPERDAQYWFDQPGAPKPKLANEKPKGETVSYNELLKSWEAARK; from the coding sequence ATGTTCGACAAAAACAATAAGCTGCGACATAGCATTTCATTGGCAGCCATGCTGGCACTCAGCGGTTTGAGCGCAACCGCCTGGGCTGATGCGTACGAAGACGCGGCAAAAAAATGGATCGGCAGCGAGTTCAAGCCGTCGACCCTGACGGCCGATCAGCAGCTCGAAGAACTGAAGTGGTTCATCAAGGCCGCCGAGCCGTTTCGCGGGATGGAAATCAAGGTCGTTTCCGAAACCCTGACCACCCACGAATATGAATCGAAGGTGCTGGCCAAGGCCTTCACCGAAATCACCGGGATCAAGCTGACCCACGACCTGCTGCAAGAAGGCGACGTCGTGGAAAAAATGCAGACCGTGATGCAGTCGGACAAGAACATCTACGACGGCTGGGTCAACGACTCGGACCTGATCGGTACGCACTTTCGCTACGGCAAGACCGAGTCGATCACCGACCTGATGGCCAACGAAGGCAAGAACTTCACCTCGCCGACCCTCGACATCAAGGACTTCATCGGCATTTCCTTCACCACCGCACCGGACGGCAAGATCTATCAATTGCCCGATCAGCAGTTTGCCAACCTCTACTGGTTCCGCGCCGACTGGTTTGAACGCGCCGACCTCAAAGCCAAGTTCAAGGAAAAGTACGGTTATGAGCTGGGCGTGCCGGTGAACTGGTCCGCCTATGAAGACATCGCGAAGTTCTTCAGCGAAGACGTCAAGGAAATCGACGGCAAACGCATCTACGGGCACATGGACTACGGCAAGAAAGACCCGTCGCTGGGCTGGCGTTTCACCGATGCCTGGTTCTCCATGGCCGGTGGCGGCGACAAGGGCCTGCCCAACGGCTTGCCGGTGGACGAGTGGGGCATCCGCGTCGAGGACTGCCATCCGGTGGGCTCCAGCGTGACCCGCGGCGGCGACACCAACGGCCCGGCCGCGGTGTTCGCCACGACCAAGTATGTGGACTGGCTCAAGGCTTACGCGCCACCGGAAGCGGCGGGCATGACCTTCTCCGAGTCCGGCCCCGTACCGTCCCAGGGCAACATCGCCCAGCAGATTTTCTGGTACACCGCGTTCACTGCCGACATGACCAAACCGGGCCTGCCGGTGGTCAACGCCGACGGCACACCGAAATGGCGGATGGCGCCGTCGCCGCGCGGACCGTACTGGGAAGAAGGCATGAAGTTGGGTTATCAGGACGTAGGTTCCTGGACCTTCATGAAGTCCACGCCTGAGAAGCAGAAACTCGCGGCCTGGCTGTACGCGCAGTTCGTGACCTCGAAAACCGTGTCGCTGAAGAAAACCATCGTCGGCCTGACACCAATCCGCGAGTCGGACATCAACTCGCAAGCCATGACCGACCTGGCACCGAAACTCGGTGGTCTGGTCGAGTTCTACCGCAGCCCGGCCCGGGTGCAATGGACGCCGACCGGCACCAACGTGCCGGACTATCCACGTCTGGCACAACTGTGGTGGAGCCACATCGCCGAAGCCGCCAGCGGCGACAAGACCCCGCAACAGGCGCTCGACGGTCTGGCCAAGGATCAGGACGCGATCATGACCCGTCTGGAACGCTCCAAGGCCCAGGCCACCTGCGCCCCGAAAATGAACCCCGAGCGCGACGCGCAATACTGGTTCGATCAGCCTGGCGCACCTAAACCAAAACTGGCCAACGAGAAACCGAAAGGCGAAACCGTGAGCTACAACGAACTGCTCAAGTCGTGGGAGGCGGCACGCAAGTAA
- a CDS encoding carbohydrate ABC transporter permease, translated as MNKVQNNKAWWLVLPVFLLVAFSAVIPMMTVVNYSVQDIFDQSSRYFVGADWYKQVLLDPRLHDSLLRQFIYSACVLLIEIPLGIAIALTMPTKGRWSSVVLIVLAIPLLIPWNVVGTIWQIFGRADIGLLGSSLNAMGISYNYAANTMDAWVTVLVMDVWHWTSLVALLCFSGLRAIPDVYYQAARIDRASAWAVFRHIQLPKLKSVLLIAVMLRFMDSFMIYTEPFVLTGGGPGNATTFLSQTLTQMAVGQFDLGPAAAFSLVYFLIILLVSWLFYTAMTHSDANR; from the coding sequence ATGAACAAGGTGCAGAACAACAAGGCCTGGTGGCTGGTGTTGCCGGTGTTCCTGCTGGTGGCATTCAGTGCGGTGATCCCGATGATGACCGTGGTCAATTACTCGGTGCAGGACATTTTCGACCAGTCCAGCCGCTACTTCGTCGGCGCTGACTGGTACAAGCAAGTGCTGCTCGATCCGCGTCTGCACGACTCGTTGCTGCGCCAGTTCATCTATTCGGCGTGCGTGCTGCTGATCGAAATCCCCCTCGGGATTGCCATCGCCCTGACGATGCCGACCAAGGGCCGCTGGTCGTCGGTGGTGCTGATCGTGCTGGCGATTCCGTTGCTGATTCCATGGAACGTGGTCGGCACCATCTGGCAGATCTTCGGTCGTGCGGACATCGGCCTGTTGGGTTCGAGCCTCAACGCCATGGGTATCAGCTACAACTACGCGGCCAACACCATGGATGCGTGGGTCACGGTGTTGGTGATGGACGTGTGGCACTGGACCTCGCTGGTGGCGCTGCTGTGTTTCTCCGGGCTGCGGGCGATTCCCGATGTGTATTACCAGGCGGCGCGGATCGACCGGGCTTCGGCCTGGGCGGTGTTCCGGCACATCCAGTTGCCCAAGCTGAAAAGCGTGCTGCTGATCGCGGTGATGCTGCGCTTCATGGACAGTTTCATGATCTACACCGAGCCATTCGTGCTCACCGGCGGCGGGCCGGGCAATGCCACGACCTTCTTGAGTCAGACGTTGACCCAGATGGCCGTAGGCCAATTCGACCTGGGGCCAGCGGCAGCCTTTTCGCTGGTGTACTTCCTGATCATCCTGCTGGTGTCCTGGCTGTTCTATACCGCCATGACCCATAGCGACGCCAACCGCTGA
- a CDS encoding YcaO-like family protein yields MDKTRMAERELTADQAERRIHAELSLLGLTPLTRTLGRKVVAVQASLHGSDNRHARGCGKGYADQAHLGALYEALEHYWTDERHAFDVHHETERYFKDTPIFADDSLLHRLTCQQNVRIPCRTYVCPPWHGLFSYPVALTSPNGSRQYSPPGTADYRAVQRYASNSGTAIGATCSEAMLHATNECIERDAVSLFLLNHFYYENHPPLQRVARLGDGDELGRLWADAEQEVGSEIVLVDISSEFKARTFLAFTTKPTPHPQVYGSGCSLDLRHAAWRALTELAQLQLSAAEPEYHQTLVNALRNLQPFPRLLRCAQFDPQTLLHRSPQHEVTLPGVGEDMSVDDQLHLLTQDLQSHGRTLGTSILKQTKLGTTLINVVIPGLERFFVVSSGNVVIPQARGRALERAAP; encoded by the coding sequence ATGGACAAGACAAGGATGGCCGAGCGCGAGCTGACGGCCGATCAGGCAGAACGACGGATTCATGCCGAGCTTTCACTTCTGGGCCTCACACCGTTAACCCGCACACTCGGCCGCAAGGTCGTTGCCGTTCAGGCGAGTCTTCACGGCAGCGACAACCGTCATGCCCGTGGCTGCGGCAAGGGTTATGCGGATCAGGCACACCTGGGCGCGCTCTATGAAGCGCTTGAGCATTATTGGACGGATGAACGTCATGCCTTCGATGTTCACCACGAGACGGAACGCTATTTCAAAGACACGCCGATCTTTGCCGATGACTCGCTTCTGCACAGGCTCACCTGTCAGCAAAATGTACGCATACCCTGCAGGACCTATGTCTGTCCGCCGTGGCATGGCCTGTTTTCCTACCCGGTGGCGCTGACCTCGCCCAACGGTTCACGTCAGTACTCGCCACCGGGCACGGCCGACTACCGCGCCGTGCAACGCTATGCCAGCAACAGCGGCACTGCCATCGGCGCCACTTGCAGCGAAGCAATGCTGCACGCCACCAACGAATGCATCGAGCGCGATGCCGTGTCGCTGTTTCTGCTCAATCATTTCTATTACGAGAATCACCCGCCACTGCAGCGGGTGGCCCGCCTCGGTGACGGCGACGAACTCGGTCGCTTGTGGGCCGATGCCGAGCAGGAAGTCGGCAGCGAAATCGTGCTGGTGGATATCAGCAGCGAATTCAAGGCACGAACCTTTTTGGCATTTACGACGAAGCCGACGCCACATCCACAGGTATACGGCAGCGGCTGTTCCCTTGACCTACGTCACGCCGCATGGCGAGCGCTCACTGAGCTGGCGCAATTGCAGCTCAGCGCCGCCGAGCCCGAATACCACCAAACGCTGGTCAACGCGCTGCGCAACCTGCAGCCCTTTCCGCGTCTACTGCGTTGTGCGCAATTCGACCCGCAGACGCTGTTGCATCGCAGCCCGCAACACGAGGTGACGCTGCCCGGCGTTGGTGAGGACATGTCCGTAGACGATCAACTTCACTTGCTGACTCAAGACCTGCAAAGCCACGGCCGTACGCTGGGCACTTCGATCCTGAAGCAAACCAAGCTCGGCACAACCCTGATCAACGTGGTGATACCCGGACTGGAGAGGTTCTTCGTGGTCTCCAGCGGCAACGTGGTCATCCCTCAGGCCCGGGGCCGTGCTCTGGAGAGAGCAGCCCCATGA
- a CDS encoding class I SAM-dependent methyltransferase — translation MPRHLNENGGVGHYLEPPGSGLHHVFFLRLNDQVWVGRKLLQRDRHFRWQASSALKPGMLLGPHLHSLWGDDGLSIGFRTVSAEKKTQIFERAFRQADSEILFPFPILDAAGREAVCPADFWQCSPVLAEQLNTDEQHLRAYCAGLLQAITATGALIYDPACSTGEFITHLARALPDCLCLGTDRSASMIEHARQTHGRTSVEFRLLDASEAFDAGIHCDVLILRFLNAEVLTRREARAAFESLIRCVKPGGTILVFGHTPVLIPVAWLAATHHLQLESSVAARPGQVELFQFYRLKVLPA, via the coding sequence ATGCCCCGTCACCTGAACGAGAACGGTGGCGTCGGCCATTACCTCGAACCGCCAGGCAGCGGGCTGCACCACGTTTTTTTCCTGCGCCTGAACGATCAGGTCTGGGTCGGCCGCAAACTCCTGCAACGTGACCGGCACTTTCGATGGCAGGCCAGCAGCGCACTCAAGCCCGGCATGCTGCTGGGCCCGCATCTCCATTCACTGTGGGGTGACGACGGTTTGTCGATCGGCTTTCGAACAGTTTCTGCCGAGAAAAAAACGCAAATCTTCGAGCGTGCATTCCGCCAGGCTGACAGCGAGATTCTGTTCCCGTTTCCGATACTCGACGCTGCCGGACGGGAAGCGGTCTGCCCGGCGGACTTCTGGCAATGCAGCCCGGTACTGGCCGAACAGCTGAACACCGACGAACAACACTTGCGCGCATATTGCGCCGGATTGCTCCAGGCGATCACCGCAACAGGTGCACTGATTTACGACCCCGCCTGCTCGACGGGCGAGTTCATTACCCATCTCGCCCGCGCCCTCCCCGACTGCCTGTGCCTGGGGACCGATCGCTCAGCCTCGATGATCGAACACGCTCGACAAACTCATGGGAGAACGTCTGTCGAGTTCCGTTTGCTCGATGCGAGTGAGGCTTTTGATGCCGGAATTCACTGCGATGTGCTGATCCTGCGTTTCCTGAATGCGGAAGTCTTGACCCGCCGTGAGGCCCGGGCCGCATTCGAGTCGCTCATCCGATGCGTCAAACCTGGCGGCACGATCCTCGTCTTTGGTCACACGCCGGTGCTGATCCCTGTCGCCTGGCTCGCTGCCACCCACCACCTGCAACTGGAATCCAGCGTTGCAGCGCGCCCGGGACAGGTCGAACTGTTCCAGTTCTATCGTCTGAAGGTCCTGCCAGCATGA
- a CDS encoding DUF2160 domain-containing protein, with protein MEWMSWTVPTAAFFIVIGLILVGMTTWELRSPSILRRGFLPIATTRGDRLFIGLLGSAYLHLLVIGVTDWSIWVASALSLVWLLAVMRWG; from the coding sequence ATGGAATGGATGAGCTGGACCGTCCCGACGGCGGCATTTTTCATCGTGATTGGCTTGATCCTGGTGGGCATGACCACCTGGGAACTGCGCTCGCCGAGCATCCTGCGGCGAGGGTTTCTGCCGATTGCCACCACCCGTGGCGATCGCTTGTTCATCGGTCTTCTCGGCAGCGCCTACCTGCACCTGCTGGTAATCGGCGTGACCGACTGGAGCATCTGGGTAGCGTCCGCGTTGTCCCTGGTGTGGCTGTTGGCTGTGATGCGTTGGGGCTAG